One segment of Marinobacter sediminum DNA contains the following:
- a CDS encoding YtoQ family protein: protein MIWTVYLSGEIHTDWREQIQAGAEAADLPVEFTAPVTNHEASDAAGDVLGEPDVSFWRDHQSSKVNGIRTKTMLEQCDLAVIRFGDKYKQWNAAFDAGYCAAMGTPYVTLHNDDIVHPLKEVDAAAMAWAQTPEQVVEVLKYVTTAK, encoded by the coding sequence ATGATCTGGACTGTCTATCTATCTGGCGAAATTCATACCGACTGGCGTGAGCAGATTCAGGCCGGGGCGGAAGCTGCTGACTTGCCCGTGGAATTCACCGCGCCGGTCACCAACCACGAGGCCAGCGATGCCGCCGGGGACGTACTGGGCGAGCCGGACGTGTCTTTCTGGCGTGATCACCAGTCATCCAAGGTTAACGGCATTCGCACCAAGACCATGCTGGAGCAATGCGACCTGGCCGTGATCCGCTTCGGTGACAAATACAAGCAATGGAACGCGGCCTTTGATGCGGGCTACTGCGCTGCAATGGGCACCCCCTATGTCACGCTCCATAATGACGACATCGTCCACCCTCTCAAGGAAGTAGACGCTGCCGCCATGGCCTGGGCACAGACGCCGGAGCAGGTTGTTGAGGTATTGAAATACGTCACGACCGCCAAATAG
- a CDS encoding VOC family protein → MSLSPFHLAIPVYDLAAARNFYGEVFGLEEGRSSEQWVDFNFYGHQLVIHEHPKTASQESAHSNSVDGHDVPVPHFGVVLDWDQWEALAERLKSLGTEFVIEPYVRFQGQVGEQATMFLFDPCGNALEFKAFKDMSQLFAKD, encoded by the coding sequence ATGAGCCTTTCACCATTTCATCTGGCGATCCCGGTCTACGACCTTGCTGCGGCCCGAAATTTCTACGGCGAAGTGTTCGGACTCGAAGAGGGCCGGTCCAGTGAGCAGTGGGTGGACTTCAATTTCTATGGCCACCAGTTGGTCATTCACGAACACCCAAAAACCGCCTCACAGGAAAGCGCGCACAGCAATTCCGTGGATGGCCACGATGTGCCCGTGCCCCACTTCGGTGTTGTACTGGACTGGGACCAGTGGGAAGCACTTGCAGAGCGACTGAAATCACTGGGGACTGAATTTGTGATCGAGCCCTATGTGCGATTCCAGGGCCAGGTTGGCGAACAGGCCACCATGTTTCTGTTCGACCCGTGTGGCAACGCGCTCGAATTCAAAGCGTTCAAGGATATGAGCCAGCTGTTTGCAAAGGACTGA